In the Flavobacterium sp. 90 genome, TACAACTAATCGCAACTTTGTCTTGTTGGTTTAATTAAGAACCAACATAAAAAAAATAAGGCAAAATGACAACAATAAATTCTTATTTGACTTTCAACGGCAATTGTCGTGAAGCAATGACATTCTATAAAGAATGTTTAGGAGGTGAACTTGTTATACAAACAGTTGATGAATCGCCAGTATCAGAACAACTGCCTTCGCAAATGAAAAAATGCATTTTACATTCAATGCTTAAAAGTGACAATCTTATAATTATGGGTTCAGATATGTCACCTCAAAATTTAATTAAAGGAAATGCGGTTTCGTTAATGCTTAATT is a window encoding:
- a CDS encoding glyoxalase/bleomycin resistance/extradiol dioxygenase family protein, with product MTTINSYLTFNGNCREAMTFYKECLGGELVIQTVDESPVSEQLPSQMKKCILHSMLKSDNLIIMGSDMSPQNLIKGNAVSLMLNFSSEEETRKTYASLSRYGNASQPLEIMFWGALFGHLTDKFGNQWMFNYDPNQNQNN